A genomic segment from Mustela lutreola isolate mMusLut2 chromosome 15, mMusLut2.pri, whole genome shotgun sequence encodes:
- the PER1 gene encoding period circadian protein homolog 1 isoform X2, with protein sequence MSGPLEGADGGGDPGQGESFCPGGAPSPGPPQHRSCPAPSLADDTDANSNGSSGNESNGPESRGASQRSSHSSSSGNGKDSALLETTESSKSTNSQSPSPPSSSIAYSLLSASSEQDNPSTSGCSSEQSARARTQKELMTALRELKLRLPPERRGKGRSGTLATLQYALACVKQVQANQEYYQQWSLEEGEPCAMDMSTYTLEELEHITSEYTLRNQDTFSVAVSFLTGRIVYISEQAGVLLRCKRDVFRGARFSELLAPQDVGIFYGSTAPSRLPTWGAGTSAGSGTKDFTQEKSVFCRIRGGPDRDSGPRYQPFRLTPYVTKIRVSEGAAAQPCCLLIAERIHSGYEAPRIPPDKRIFTTRHTPSCLFQDVDERAAPLLGYLPQDLLGAPVLLFLHPEDRPLMLAIHKKILQLAGQPFDHSPIRFCARNGEYVTMDTSWAGFVHPWSRKVAFVLGRHKVRTAPLNEDVFTPPAPSPALSLDSDIQELSEQIHRLLLQPVHSPSPTGLCGVGPIASPGPLLSPGSSSDSNGGDAEGPGPPVPVTFQQICKDVHLVKHQGQQLFIESRARPPARPRLPATGTFKAKTLSCQSPDPELEMVPAPLQAPLALSPEEAERKDASTCSYQQINCLDSILRYLESCNIPSTTKRKCASSSSCTASSASDDDKQRTGPVPLGAKKDPVPAVLSGEGAGPQKEPVVGGALSPLALANKAESVVSVTSQCSFSSTIVHVGDKKPPESDIIMMEDLPGLAPGPAPSPAPSPTVAPDPTPDAYRPVGLTKAVLSLHTQKEEQAFLSRFRDLSRLRTLDGSSPAPLAPGERGCHHGPAPHGRRHHCRSKAKRSRHHQTPRADAPCYGSHPPPVSPSAPWPPPAAAAPFPAMVQSYPLPVFSTRGGPQPLPSAPTAGPPAAFPAPLVTPMVALVLPNYLFPTPSSYPYGVAQTPAEEPPTPASHSPSPSLPPPPPSPPRRPDSPLFNSRCSSPLQLNLLQLEEPPRVEGGTVAGGPGNSAGPPPSGEEAPEPEARLAEVTESSNQDALSGSSDLLELLLQDSRSGTGSAASGSLGSGLGSGSGSGSHEGGSTSASITRSSQSSHTSKYFGSIDSSEAEAGAAQARAEPGDQVIKYVLQDPIWLLMANADQHVMMTYQVPSRDVASVLKQDRERLRAMQKQQPRFSEDQRRELGAVHSWVRKGQLPRALDVMACVDCGSSTQDPQHSDDPLFSELDGLGLEPMEEGGGEGGGGEGEGREETQAQAGARVSSSQDLAMEEEEQGGSSSSPALPATENGTS encoded by the exons ATGAGTGGCCCCCTAGAAGGGGCTGATGGGGGTGGGGACCCCGGACAGGGGGAATCCTTTTGCCCGGGAGGGGCCCCATCCCCTGGGCCTCCGCAGCACCGGTCTTGCCCTGCTCCCAGCCTGGCTGATGACACAGATGCCAACAGCAATGGCTCCAGCGGTAATGAATCCAATGGGCCTGAGTCCCGGGGGGCATCTCAGCGGAGCTCACACAGCTCCTCCTCGGGCAACGGCAAGGACTCAGCCCTGTTGGAGACCACTGAGAGCAGCAAGag cacAAACTCTCAGAGTCCATCCCCGCCCAGCAGTTCCATTGCCTACAGTCTCCTGAGTGCCAGCTCCGAGCAGGACAACCCATCTACCAGTGGCTGCAG CAGTGAACAGTCAGCCCGGGCGAGGACCCAGAAGGAACTCATGACGGCTCTGCGGGAGCTCAAGCTTCGGCTTCCTCCCGAGCGCCGGGGCAAGGGCCGCTCTGGGACACTGGCCACGCTCCAGTACGCCCTGGCCTGTGTGAAGCAGGTGCAGG CCAACCAGGAGTACTACCAGCAGTGGAGCCTGGAAGAGGGCGAGCCCTGCGCCATGGACATGTCCACCTACACGTTGGAGGAGCTGGAGCACATCACGTCGGAGTACACACTGCGCAATCAG GACACCTTCTCCGTGGCGGTCTCCTTCCTGACAGGCCGCATCGTCTACATTTCGGAGCAGGCGGGGGTCTTGCTGCGCTGTAAACGGGACGTGTTCCGGGGGGCCCGCTTCTCGGAGCTGCTGGCGCCCCAGGATGTGGGCATCTTCTATGGCTCCACGGCCCCGTCTCGCCTGCCCACCTGGGGTGCTGGGACCTCGGCAG GTTCAGGCACCAAAGACTTCACCCAAGAGAAGTCTGTCTTCTGCCGCATCAG AGGAGGTCCTGACCGGGACTCAGGGCCTCGGTACCAGCCATTCCGCCTCACGCCCTATGTGACCAAGATCCGAGTGTCCGAAGGGGCCGCAGCACAGCCGTGCTGCCTGCTCATCGCAGAACGCATCCACTCGGGTTACGAAG ctccCCGGATCCCCCCAGACAAGAGGATCTTCACCACTCGGCACACCCCTAGCTGCCTCTTCCAGGACGTGGACGAAAG GGCCGCCCCGCTGCTGGGCTACCTCCCCCAGGACCTCCTGGGGGCCCCAGTGCTCCTCTTCTTGCATCCTGAGGACCGACCCCTCATGCTGGCCATCCACAAGAAGA TCCTGCAGTTGGCCGGCCAGCCCTTTGATCACTCCCCGATCCGCTTCTGCGCCCGGAATGGAGAGTATGTCACCATGGACACCAGCTGGGCCGGCTTCGTGCACCCCTGGAGCCGCAAGGTGGCCTTTGTCTTGGGCCGCCACAAAGTACGCAC GGCACCCCTGAACGAGGACGTGTTCACGCCACCGGCCCCCAGCCCGGCTCTGTCTCTGGACTCCGACATCCAGGAGCTCTCAGAGCAGATCCACCGGCTGTTGTTACAG CCCGTGCACAGCCCCAGTCCCACCGGGCTCTGTGGAGTGGGCCCCATCGCTTCCCCGGGCCCTCTCCTCAGCCCTGGCTCGTCCAGTGACAGCAACGGGGGTGACGCTGAGGGACCTGGGCCTCCTGTGCCG GTGACGTTCCAGCAGATCTGTAAGGACGTGCACCTGGTGAAGCATCAGGGACAGCAGCTTTTCATTGAGTCACGCGCCCGGCCTccggcccggccccgcctccCTG CTACAGGCACATTCAAGGCCAAGACCCTTTCCTGCCAGTCACCAGACCCGGAACTGGAAAtggtccctgctcccctccaggcCCCACTCGCCTTGAGCCCTGAAGAGGCTGAGAGGAAAGATGCGTCCACTTGTTCCTACCAGCAGATCAACTGCCTGGACAGCATCCTCCG GTACCTGGAGAGCTGCAACATCCCCAGCACAACCAAGCGGAAGTGTGCCTCCTCGTCGTCCTGTACTGCCTCCTCAGCCTCCGACGACGACAAGCAGAGGACGGGTCCGGTCCCTTTGGGGGCCAAGAAAG ATCCAGTACCGGCAGTGCTGTCCGGGGAGGGGGCCGGCCCACAGAAGGAGCCCGTGGTAGGAGGCGCCCTGAGCCCGCTCGCCCTGGCCAATAAGGCGGAGAGCGTGGTGTCTGTCACCAGCCAGTGTAGCTTCAGCTCCACCATCGTCCATGTGGGAGACAAGAAGCCCCCGGAGTCGG ACATCATCATGATGGAGGACCTGCCTGGCCTggctccaggcccagcccccagcccagcccccagccccacggTAGCCCCCGACCCCACCCCAGACGCCTATCGCCCGGTGGGCCTAACCAAGGCCGTGCTGTCCCTGCACAcgcagaaggaggagcaggccTTCCTCAGCCGCTTCCGAGACCTCAGCCGACTGCGGACACTTGATGGCTCCTCCCCGGCCCCCCTGGCCCCTGGCGAGCGAG GCTGCCACCACGGCCCCGCACCCCACGGTCGCCGACACCACTGCCGCTCCAAAGCCAAGCGCTCCCGCCACCACCAGACCCCCCGGGCTGATGCCCCTTGTTATGGCTCCCACCCGCCGCCTGTGTCACCCTCGGCCCCATGGCCCCCCCCAGCAGCCGCTGCTCCCTTCCCAGCCATGGTCCAGTCCTACCCTCTCCCAGTATTCTCCACTCGAGGAggcccccagcctctcccctctgcccccacagctGGGCCCCCTGCAGCTTTCCCTGCCCCGCTGGTGACACCTATGGTAGCCTTGGTCCTCCCTAACTACCTGTTCCCCACCCCATCTAGCTATCCCTATGGGGTAGCCCAGACCCCCGCTGAAGAGCCTCCCACCCCCgcttcccactccccttctccgtccctgcccccaccgccccccagccCTCCTCGCCGGCCAGACTCTCCACTATTCAACTCCCGATGCAGCTCCCCACTCCAGCTGAATCTGCTACAGCTTGAGGAGCCCCCGCGTGTTGAAGGGGGCACTGTTGCAGGGGGCCCTGGGAATAGTGCTGGGCCCCCGCCCTCCGGCGAGGAGGCCCCTGAGCCAGAGGCCAGACTG gcgGAGGTGACCGAGTCCTCCAACCAGGACGCGCTGTCGGGCTCCAGTGACCTGCTGGAGCTGCTGCTGCAGGACTCCCGCTCTGGCACAGGCTCCGCCGCTTCCGGCTCCCTGGGCTCCGGCctgggctctggctctggctcggGCTCCCACGAGGGAGGCAGCACCTCTGCCAGCATCACAC GCAGTAGTCAGAGCAGCCACACGAGCAAGTACTTTGGCAGCATCGACTCTTCTGAGGCCGAAGCGGGGGCTGCCCAGGCCAGGGCTGAGCCCGGGGACCAGGTCATTAAATACGTGCTCCAGGATCCCATCTGGCTGCTCATGGCCAACGCTGACCAGCATGTCATGATGACCTACCAGGTGCCGTCCAG GGACGTGGCCTCTGTGCTGAAGCAGGACCGGGAGCGGCTCCGGGCCATGCAGAAGCAGCAGCCTCGGTTCTCAGAGGACCAGCGCAGGGAGCTGGGTGCCGTGCACTCCTGGGTCCGGAAGGGTCAGCTGCCTCGGGCTCTCGATGTGATG GCCTGTGTGGATTGTGGCAGTAGCACCCAAGACCCTCAACACTCTGATGACCCCCTCTTCTCAGAACTGGATGGACTGGGACTGGAGCCTATGGAGGAGGGCGGAggcgagggtgggggtggggagggcgaggGCAGAGAAGAGACTCAGGCTCAAGCTGGGGCCAGAGTCTCCAGCTCTCAGGACCTGGccatggaggaggaggaacaagGTGGGAGCTCATCCAGTCCAGCCTTACCTGCCACAGAAAATGGCACCAGCTAG
- the PER1 gene encoding period circadian protein homolog 1 isoform X1 yields the protein MSGPLEGADGGGDPGQGESFCPGGAPSPGPPQHRSCPAPSLADDTDANSNGSSGNESNGPESRGASQRSSHSSSSGNGKDSALLETTESSKSTNSQSPSPPSSSIAYSLLSASSEQDNPSTSGCSSEQSARARTQKELMTALRELKLRLPPERRGKGRSGTLATLQYALACVKQVQANQEYYQQWSLEEGEPCAMDMSTYTLEELEHITSEYTLRNQDTFSVAVSFLTGRIVYISEQAGVLLRCKRDVFRGARFSELLAPQDVGIFYGSTAPSRLPTWGAGTSAVLFWCVPGSGTKDFTQEKSVFCRIRGGPDRDSGPRYQPFRLTPYVTKIRVSEGAAAQPCCLLIAERIHSGYEAPRIPPDKRIFTTRHTPSCLFQDVDERAAPLLGYLPQDLLGAPVLLFLHPEDRPLMLAIHKKILQLAGQPFDHSPIRFCARNGEYVTMDTSWAGFVHPWSRKVAFVLGRHKVRTAPLNEDVFTPPAPSPALSLDSDIQELSEQIHRLLLQPVHSPSPTGLCGVGPIASPGPLLSPGSSSDSNGGDAEGPGPPVPVTFQQICKDVHLVKHQGQQLFIESRARPPARPRLPATGTFKAKTLSCQSPDPELEMVPAPLQAPLALSPEEAERKDASTCSYQQINCLDSILRYLESCNIPSTTKRKCASSSSCTASSASDDDKQRTGPVPLGAKKDPVPAVLSGEGAGPQKEPVVGGALSPLALANKAESVVSVTSQCSFSSTIVHVGDKKPPESDIIMMEDLPGLAPGPAPSPAPSPTVAPDPTPDAYRPVGLTKAVLSLHTQKEEQAFLSRFRDLSRLRTLDGSSPAPLAPGERGCHHGPAPHGRRHHCRSKAKRSRHHQTPRADAPCYGSHPPPVSPSAPWPPPAAAAPFPAMVQSYPLPVFSTRGGPQPLPSAPTAGPPAAFPAPLVTPMVALVLPNYLFPTPSSYPYGVAQTPAEEPPTPASHSPSPSLPPPPPSPPRRPDSPLFNSRCSSPLQLNLLQLEEPPRVEGGTVAGGPGNSAGPPPSGEEAPEPEARLAEVTESSNQDALSGSSDLLELLLQDSRSGTGSAASGSLGSGLGSGSGSGSHEGGSTSASITRSSQSSHTSKYFGSIDSSEAEAGAAQARAEPGDQVIKYVLQDPIWLLMANADQHVMMTYQVPSRDVASVLKQDRERLRAMQKQQPRFSEDQRRELGAVHSWVRKGQLPRALDVMACVDCGSSTQDPQHSDDPLFSELDGLGLEPMEEGGGEGGGGEGEGREETQAQAGARVSSSQDLAMEEEEQGGSSSSPALPATENGTS from the exons ATGAGTGGCCCCCTAGAAGGGGCTGATGGGGGTGGGGACCCCGGACAGGGGGAATCCTTTTGCCCGGGAGGGGCCCCATCCCCTGGGCCTCCGCAGCACCGGTCTTGCCCTGCTCCCAGCCTGGCTGATGACACAGATGCCAACAGCAATGGCTCCAGCGGTAATGAATCCAATGGGCCTGAGTCCCGGGGGGCATCTCAGCGGAGCTCACACAGCTCCTCCTCGGGCAACGGCAAGGACTCAGCCCTGTTGGAGACCACTGAGAGCAGCAAGag cacAAACTCTCAGAGTCCATCCCCGCCCAGCAGTTCCATTGCCTACAGTCTCCTGAGTGCCAGCTCCGAGCAGGACAACCCATCTACCAGTGGCTGCAG CAGTGAACAGTCAGCCCGGGCGAGGACCCAGAAGGAACTCATGACGGCTCTGCGGGAGCTCAAGCTTCGGCTTCCTCCCGAGCGCCGGGGCAAGGGCCGCTCTGGGACACTGGCCACGCTCCAGTACGCCCTGGCCTGTGTGAAGCAGGTGCAGG CCAACCAGGAGTACTACCAGCAGTGGAGCCTGGAAGAGGGCGAGCCCTGCGCCATGGACATGTCCACCTACACGTTGGAGGAGCTGGAGCACATCACGTCGGAGTACACACTGCGCAATCAG GACACCTTCTCCGTGGCGGTCTCCTTCCTGACAGGCCGCATCGTCTACATTTCGGAGCAGGCGGGGGTCTTGCTGCGCTGTAAACGGGACGTGTTCCGGGGGGCCCGCTTCTCGGAGCTGCTGGCGCCCCAGGATGTGGGCATCTTCTATGGCTCCACGGCCCCGTCTCGCCTGCCCACCTGGGGTGCTGGGACCTCGGCAG TGCTTTTCTGGTGTGTTCCAGGTTCAGGCACCAAAGACTTCACCCAAGAGAAGTCTGTCTTCTGCCGCATCAG AGGAGGTCCTGACCGGGACTCAGGGCCTCGGTACCAGCCATTCCGCCTCACGCCCTATGTGACCAAGATCCGAGTGTCCGAAGGGGCCGCAGCACAGCCGTGCTGCCTGCTCATCGCAGAACGCATCCACTCGGGTTACGAAG ctccCCGGATCCCCCCAGACAAGAGGATCTTCACCACTCGGCACACCCCTAGCTGCCTCTTCCAGGACGTGGACGAAAG GGCCGCCCCGCTGCTGGGCTACCTCCCCCAGGACCTCCTGGGGGCCCCAGTGCTCCTCTTCTTGCATCCTGAGGACCGACCCCTCATGCTGGCCATCCACAAGAAGA TCCTGCAGTTGGCCGGCCAGCCCTTTGATCACTCCCCGATCCGCTTCTGCGCCCGGAATGGAGAGTATGTCACCATGGACACCAGCTGGGCCGGCTTCGTGCACCCCTGGAGCCGCAAGGTGGCCTTTGTCTTGGGCCGCCACAAAGTACGCAC GGCACCCCTGAACGAGGACGTGTTCACGCCACCGGCCCCCAGCCCGGCTCTGTCTCTGGACTCCGACATCCAGGAGCTCTCAGAGCAGATCCACCGGCTGTTGTTACAG CCCGTGCACAGCCCCAGTCCCACCGGGCTCTGTGGAGTGGGCCCCATCGCTTCCCCGGGCCCTCTCCTCAGCCCTGGCTCGTCCAGTGACAGCAACGGGGGTGACGCTGAGGGACCTGGGCCTCCTGTGCCG GTGACGTTCCAGCAGATCTGTAAGGACGTGCACCTGGTGAAGCATCAGGGACAGCAGCTTTTCATTGAGTCACGCGCCCGGCCTccggcccggccccgcctccCTG CTACAGGCACATTCAAGGCCAAGACCCTTTCCTGCCAGTCACCAGACCCGGAACTGGAAAtggtccctgctcccctccaggcCCCACTCGCCTTGAGCCCTGAAGAGGCTGAGAGGAAAGATGCGTCCACTTGTTCCTACCAGCAGATCAACTGCCTGGACAGCATCCTCCG GTACCTGGAGAGCTGCAACATCCCCAGCACAACCAAGCGGAAGTGTGCCTCCTCGTCGTCCTGTACTGCCTCCTCAGCCTCCGACGACGACAAGCAGAGGACGGGTCCGGTCCCTTTGGGGGCCAAGAAAG ATCCAGTACCGGCAGTGCTGTCCGGGGAGGGGGCCGGCCCACAGAAGGAGCCCGTGGTAGGAGGCGCCCTGAGCCCGCTCGCCCTGGCCAATAAGGCGGAGAGCGTGGTGTCTGTCACCAGCCAGTGTAGCTTCAGCTCCACCATCGTCCATGTGGGAGACAAGAAGCCCCCGGAGTCGG ACATCATCATGATGGAGGACCTGCCTGGCCTggctccaggcccagcccccagcccagcccccagccccacggTAGCCCCCGACCCCACCCCAGACGCCTATCGCCCGGTGGGCCTAACCAAGGCCGTGCTGTCCCTGCACAcgcagaaggaggagcaggccTTCCTCAGCCGCTTCCGAGACCTCAGCCGACTGCGGACACTTGATGGCTCCTCCCCGGCCCCCCTGGCCCCTGGCGAGCGAG GCTGCCACCACGGCCCCGCACCCCACGGTCGCCGACACCACTGCCGCTCCAAAGCCAAGCGCTCCCGCCACCACCAGACCCCCCGGGCTGATGCCCCTTGTTATGGCTCCCACCCGCCGCCTGTGTCACCCTCGGCCCCATGGCCCCCCCCAGCAGCCGCTGCTCCCTTCCCAGCCATGGTCCAGTCCTACCCTCTCCCAGTATTCTCCACTCGAGGAggcccccagcctctcccctctgcccccacagctGGGCCCCCTGCAGCTTTCCCTGCCCCGCTGGTGACACCTATGGTAGCCTTGGTCCTCCCTAACTACCTGTTCCCCACCCCATCTAGCTATCCCTATGGGGTAGCCCAGACCCCCGCTGAAGAGCCTCCCACCCCCgcttcccactccccttctccgtccctgcccccaccgccccccagccCTCCTCGCCGGCCAGACTCTCCACTATTCAACTCCCGATGCAGCTCCCCACTCCAGCTGAATCTGCTACAGCTTGAGGAGCCCCCGCGTGTTGAAGGGGGCACTGTTGCAGGGGGCCCTGGGAATAGTGCTGGGCCCCCGCCCTCCGGCGAGGAGGCCCCTGAGCCAGAGGCCAGACTG gcgGAGGTGACCGAGTCCTCCAACCAGGACGCGCTGTCGGGCTCCAGTGACCTGCTGGAGCTGCTGCTGCAGGACTCCCGCTCTGGCACAGGCTCCGCCGCTTCCGGCTCCCTGGGCTCCGGCctgggctctggctctggctcggGCTCCCACGAGGGAGGCAGCACCTCTGCCAGCATCACAC GCAGTAGTCAGAGCAGCCACACGAGCAAGTACTTTGGCAGCATCGACTCTTCTGAGGCCGAAGCGGGGGCTGCCCAGGCCAGGGCTGAGCCCGGGGACCAGGTCATTAAATACGTGCTCCAGGATCCCATCTGGCTGCTCATGGCCAACGCTGACCAGCATGTCATGATGACCTACCAGGTGCCGTCCAG GGACGTGGCCTCTGTGCTGAAGCAGGACCGGGAGCGGCTCCGGGCCATGCAGAAGCAGCAGCCTCGGTTCTCAGAGGACCAGCGCAGGGAGCTGGGTGCCGTGCACTCCTGGGTCCGGAAGGGTCAGCTGCCTCGGGCTCTCGATGTGATG GCCTGTGTGGATTGTGGCAGTAGCACCCAAGACCCTCAACACTCTGATGACCCCCTCTTCTCAGAACTGGATGGACTGGGACTGGAGCCTATGGAGGAGGGCGGAggcgagggtgggggtggggagggcgaggGCAGAGAAGAGACTCAGGCTCAAGCTGGGGCCAGAGTCTCCAGCTCTCAGGACCTGGccatggaggaggaggaacaagGTGGGAGCTCATCCAGTCCAGCCTTACCTGCCACAGAAAATGGCACCAGCTAG